The Gemmatimonadota bacterium region ATTGGCGGCGCACGATGACCGATGAGGAGTGGCGGATCATCAAATCCACCTGGTTGGCAGACCAGGAAGGCGACATCTGAAGCGCTGGAGGAACTAACCATTACTCAAAAGGGGGCGCAATAATAGCGCCCCCTCTATCATGGTGTTTCCTGACCGCTGTTACGAGCACCCGCCGAAATTACGCCAGGTCGAAGCAATCGAGATTCATCACCTTGCCCCATGCATCTACGAAGTCGCGCACAAACATCCTCCCTATCAATCCGCGTTGATGCCCTTCACAGCCCAGCCTGGATCAGGGTCGCCGGCCATTGCCTTCCGAACCTCGGAGCTGGGCGGTCCGGCCGTACCCCAGAGGTCCGCAGTTTCCGGCACCCGTCTCCACACCACAGGTTTGTGCGTTGCGTCGTCTTCGATGTATTCTATGTCGCTGGAAAACTCGTTCACGTATCCAGCCGGATCCTTGTAGTAGCAGAAGATGTTGTTGCCCGGGCCGTGGCGTCCCGGTCCCCAGTCGGGTTCCTGCCCCTGGGCACGCAGGTTGGAGACCCCTTTCATCACGTCATCTACGTTAGCCATCACGTACGCAACATGGTTGACCGATGCGTAATCTGCACGATTGAAGACAATGACGTGATGTCTCCGGTCGCATCGCAGGAAGACCATCTGGTTCTCAATCCAGTCCGAGATCCGAAACCCGAGAATTTCGGTGTAGAACGCCACGGTTTGCTCGAACCACCGAGTGTTGAGACCCACGTGGCATAGCTGGCGGGGGCCGACTTTCCTGGCAGACCAGCCGTTCGGGTGTTCGGCCACGCCGGTCGATAGCTCGATGCAGCGGTTTTCGGGGTCGAGAAACCGCAGCCCGTATCCGCCGCCGGGTTCGTCCAGGTCGTCCGGATGCGCCAGCAGAGTAATTCCCCGGCGCTCGAGTTCGGTTGCCGCCGCGTCAACTGCCTCGCGTCCGTCAACCCTGAAGGCTAAGTGGTGGAGCCCGCACCGTTCCGCTTGATGCAGGCTGAGAATGTGATGCTCGGTCAACGCTCCGCGGAGATATCGTGCGTGCCGGTCTTCTCCGGCCGATTGGAGTCCCCAGACCTCGAGGTAGAACCTGGCATGGGTCGCGATCACCGGTGACAGCAACCCCACATGCCGGATGTCCTGGATCTTCATCAGAGCGGCTCCCCTGCAGGTTTCTCGGTGGATGGTTCTCTCATCAGACATTCCTCCGGGTCAACTCGATCTTCAAGTCCTGTCGGATGTAGATTTCGACGAACTCACGCAGCCATACATCCTTCGCAAGCGTGAACCGCTCGATCAGTTTCTGCTCGGGTCTGTCCGTGAGGTAAACGATGCGCCACAGGTTCAGAGGTCGCAATTCGTCACCATCGACAGAATGCTCAACGTGAAAGAGAGGCTGTCCTTCGCCTGCTCGAAGCAAGTTTCCGTCCTTGTCGAGGAGTTCCGCTGCCCCGATGAAAGTGGCACTCTGCCGCGCAGGGTTAAGGAGGACCTGTTCGAGGACCAACCCGTGCTCTGACGGCTTGAGCCAGAGGCGCTGCCGCGAGCATCGCACGAAGGATTCGACCCCGTCGGCCGCCGCTTGCTGGCGCCAATAGTGGGAGCTGCCCGCCGTTACAACAGAAGGAATATAGAGATCGGGCCGAAACGCCTTTTTCACCTCCATATCCCACAACATGGTCCGGGTAAACTCGAGCGGTTTATTCGTGCGGTAATACCGGGCGAGCACCAGGTTGATGTCAACCGGAGACAGCTCGATTCGGGTGTTGCCTGGGTCGGTCCAGGCCCGCTCGAACGCTTCTTCATGTTTCAAATGCTTCCTGCCTATTTAACGGTTCCCATCGTCCGTCTCCG contains the following coding sequences:
- a CDS encoding VOC family protein → MKIQDIRHVGLLSPVIATHARFYLEVWGLQSAGEDRHARYLRGALTEHHILSLHQAERCGLHHLAFRVDGREAVDAAATELERRGITLLAHPDDLDEPGGGYGLRFLDPENRCIELSTGVAEHPNGWSARKVGPRQLCHVGLNTRWFEQTVAFYTEILGFRISDWIENQMVFLRCDRRHHVIVFNRADYASVNHVAYVMANVDDVMKGVSNLRAQGQEPDWGPGRHGPGNNIFCYYKDPAGYVNEFSSDIEYIEDDATHKPVVWRRVPETADLWGTAGPPSSEVRKAMAGDPDPGWAVKGINAD